One window from the genome of Candidatus Kryptoniota bacterium encodes:
- a CDS encoding FlgD immunoglobulin-like domain containing protein, whose protein sequence is MREMRVLLLLAITTLYFQSSFAGNPDGRKSKPMPLKVNGVPASTVLNFNNLTSWTTDNALFPPNISNGKWNGEFPKGSGIGLIFQEGIVFGGMVRDGGSEILRVGGATYPTGMQAGRIITNGSGIVTGADDTAGANARIWRVRPDVVPGQASPPDLTSDAASYFQVSTSEVTAAELDQIKQQYYTDWLQWPASIGAPWYIDSVGVVRNDNAFDPTSPHCIPGVPGAGQTVWYVCNDLDPNQAVALYGSEPIGIEEQVTLWAYDSPAELNSMTFKQVKLIYKGTTTSASNSEIDSMYIVQWRDPDNGDMSDDYSGCDSTLNLGFCYNGEPVDSKYASVGLSPPASGVCVLEGPAQYTGNSSDSVQINFRWRRGYKPWHSNPMTGYDYFGVGSTIGDPDLGFYPGTMQMFNLMRGDLPRPQYPAGVPFYTSSPYATAHAIVTNFILSGDPVTHTGWVDGYDLTPGDRRDLCISGPFTLKLHDTAEVVVASIGAIGPSYLSSVAVLKQGAIVARNFYNSLFKAPPPNANVSVAYGASSSRLTIVANGSTGALKSMTASLRHRDGSLLITVPLYDDGQHGDGTASDGVFADTVTIPSQFDGLRLDISGTGAFGSGIWQDVFDHITTNGPLILSGVTIEQDNLNQDGLANPGEVLRLGMKMENAGIYPVNDLKLQLQNEMNGKLITVNQISSDSSFTMNYAPDSANSFFSLQIPASYSAPDYEVVLTVADTAGNSWQDSLQLPVYQFESPLRVAVVQHVSGKADGDFTLRIVRPDSVKDHSYLILGVDSIDAQGDPGISLQDSTTGTFLFRNHPLPDRLGDNMPLTDGFIVAGTTVNSAIGMSGWEVPSGVRNITWLNATGMNLEGFNGAIGMGYQNWFSSSTVLPSQLHNVLLKFVSTDTNGNPFNPSDSNVTMAYRYLRHADLGSADPSFTPFIINQNPGYAYQDRRPIPIAAYDEENSNQRLELGFLENNVLGGLVDAKYWPPLYSNGINNVTTTREWLFVFASHYSKLTNNPALATDILDNTMPLMWVSTANREVAAFDSTEEFEILARHYLTSADRWTFNPTVLGIKVDPNFPTKFDLSQNYPNPFNPQTAIRFSIPKSGHVTLKIYNILGQEIATIVNQQFQPGTYTYYWDGKNKYNVQVASGVYLYRIESSSGFASTRKMVLVK, encoded by the coding sequence ATGCGAGAAATGAGAGTGCTTCTCCTGTTGGCAATAACAACTCTTTACTTTCAGAGTTCTTTCGCGGGAAATCCCGATGGCAGAAAATCAAAGCCCATGCCGCTAAAGGTGAACGGTGTACCGGCAAGTACGGTTCTGAACTTCAATAACCTGACTTCTTGGACTACTGATAATGCTTTGTTCCCGCCAAACATTTCCAACGGAAAGTGGAACGGCGAGTTTCCCAAAGGTTCCGGAATCGGTTTAATCTTCCAGGAAGGAATTGTGTTCGGTGGAATGGTGAGAGATGGCGGAAGCGAAATTCTCCGTGTAGGGGGCGCGACGTATCCCACCGGCATGCAGGCGGGAAGAATCATCACCAATGGATCGGGAATTGTTACAGGAGCCGATGATACTGCAGGAGCCAACGCCAGGATATGGAGAGTGAGACCCGACGTGGTTCCAGGTCAGGCCTCGCCTCCCGATCTGACTTCAGACGCCGCATCATACTTTCAGGTGTCAACCAGTGAAGTTACCGCCGCCGAGCTCGATCAAATTAAGCAGCAGTATTATACTGACTGGCTCCAGTGGCCTGCCTCGATCGGTGCACCATGGTACATCGACTCCGTCGGCGTGGTGAGAAATGATAACGCTTTCGATCCGACAAGCCCGCATTGCATCCCTGGTGTCCCCGGCGCCGGACAGACCGTCTGGTATGTCTGCAACGACCTCGATCCGAATCAAGCAGTGGCTTTGTACGGCTCAGAACCGATAGGTATTGAAGAACAAGTGACTCTCTGGGCGTATGATTCGCCTGCTGAACTCAACAGCATGACATTCAAGCAGGTCAAGTTGATCTACAAAGGCACGACTACAAGTGCGTCGAACTCGGAAATCGACAGCATGTACATCGTCCAGTGGCGGGATCCCGACAACGGAGATATGTCGGACGATTATTCCGGATGCGACTCGACCCTTAATCTTGGATTTTGCTACAACGGAGAGCCGGTGGATTCAAAGTACGCCTCCGTAGGTTTGTCGCCACCCGCAAGCGGAGTGTGTGTTCTGGAGGGACCGGCTCAATACACCGGCAATTCATCGGATAGCGTCCAAATCAACTTTCGCTGGAGAAGAGGGTACAAACCCTGGCATTCAAATCCTATGACGGGGTACGACTACTTCGGAGTCGGATCTACCATAGGCGACCCCGATCTCGGTTTCTACCCCGGGACGATGCAGATGTTTAACCTCATGCGTGGGGATCTTCCGCGACCGCAGTATCCCGCGGGGGTGCCGTTCTACACATCCTCACCATATGCGACAGCGCATGCGATCGTGACAAACTTCATCTTGTCCGGCGATCCTGTCACCCACACCGGCTGGGTGGACGGATACGACTTGACCCCCGGCGATCGGCGCGACCTATGTATCTCGGGTCCATTTACGCTGAAACTACACGATACAGCGGAGGTGGTGGTGGCATCGATCGGCGCGATTGGCCCAAGTTACCTTTCGTCCGTCGCAGTGTTAAAACAGGGCGCGATAGTCGCCCGCAACTTTTATAACTCCCTTTTCAAAGCCCCTCCCCCGAATGCGAATGTCTCCGTGGCTTACGGAGCTTCTTCGTCTCGTCTTACAATAGTTGCAAATGGAAGCACCGGCGCACTTAAGTCAATGACAGCCAGCCTGAGACATCGCGACGGATCTTTATTGATTACCGTCCCCCTTTATGACGACGGCCAACATGGAGATGGCACAGCTTCAGACGGAGTCTTCGCCGACACCGTTACAATTCCTTCACAGTTTGACGGCCTCCGTCTCGACATATCAGGAACAGGAGCATTCGGGAGCGGCATCTGGCAGGATGTCTTCGATCATATCACAACCAACGGCCCTTTGATTCTCAGCGGTGTCACGATCGAACAGGATAATCTTAATCAGGATGGCCTTGCAAATCCTGGAGAGGTTCTCAGGCTCGGCATGAAAATGGAAAACGCCGGAATCTATCCGGTGAATGATTTGAAGTTGCAGCTTCAGAATGAGATGAACGGAAAATTAATAACGGTGAATCAAATTTCTTCAGACTCTTCATTCACGATGAATTATGCTCCGGACAGCGCGAACAGTTTCTTTTCACTGCAAATACCAGCATCGTACAGCGCTCCTGATTATGAAGTGGTACTGACGGTTGCTGATACAGCAGGAAACTCCTGGCAGGATTCACTTCAACTCCCCGTGTACCAGTTTGAATCGCCTCTTCGCGTTGCAGTAGTCCAACATGTTTCGGGGAAGGCGGATGGTGATTTTACGCTGCGGATTGTTCGCCCTGATTCGGTCAAGGATCATTCTTATTTAATACTTGGAGTGGACTCTATTGACGCGCAAGGCGATCCCGGAATTTCTCTGCAAGATTCGACCACTGGAACATTTCTATTCAGAAACCATCCTCTTCCAGATCGGCTAGGTGATAATATGCCGCTGACTGATGGATTCATAGTTGCCGGCACCACTGTCAATTCGGCGATCGGCATGAGCGGTTGGGAGGTGCCGAGCGGTGTGAGAAACATTACATGGTTAAATGCAACTGGAATGAATCTGGAGGGCTTCAACGGTGCAATCGGAATGGGATACCAGAACTGGTTCAGCAGCTCAACCGTGTTGCCGTCGCAGCTTCACAACGTGCTCCTGAAGTTTGTCTCGACTGATACCAACGGTAATCCGTTCAATCCAAGCGATTCGAATGTTACGATGGCATACAGATATTTGCGCCACGCGGACCTAGGTTCTGCTGATCCATCATTTACACCATTTATAATAAATCAGAATCCCGGCTATGCCTACCAGGACAGGCGCCCGATTCCAATCGCTGCATATGACGAAGAAAATTCAAATCAAAGACTTGAATTAGGATTCCTTGAGAATAACGTCCTCGGTGGACTTGTCGATGCGAAGTACTGGCCTCCATTATATTCAAATGGAATCAATAACGTTACAACAACCAGAGAATGGCTCTTCGTCTTTGCGTCACATTACTCGAAACTCACCAATAACCCTGCACTCGCCACTGATATACTGGATAATACAATGCCTCTAATGTGGGTCTCAACCGCCAATAGGGAGGTAGCTGCGTTTGATTCCACCGAAGAATTTGAAATACTCGCGCGCCATTATCTAACCTCAGCAGACAGATGGACATTCAATCCGACGGTTCTCGGAATCAAAGTTGACCCGAATTTTCCAACTAAGTTCGATCTCAGCCAGAACTACCCGAATCCTTTCAATCCTCAAACGGCAATCCGGTTCTCCATTCCCAAATCGGGTCACGTGACGTTGAAGATATACAACATCCTTGGACAGGAAATCGCCACGATTGTCAATCAGCAGTTTCAGCCGGGAACGTACACGTATTACTGGGACGGAAAAAACAAGTACAACGTACAAGTGGCTAGCGGAGTATATTTGTACCGAATCGAATCCTCATCAGGTTTCGCTTCTACAAGGAAAATGGTTCTCGTTAAATAG
- the hisS gene encoding histidine--tRNA ligase: MERIEPQNVKGFRDLLPAAALNKNRIIETVRLVYERYGFLPVETPGLEYLEILLGEYGDENTKQIFRLKSPEDAAIALRFDLTVPLARIVAQYNELPKPFKRYQVGSVWRADKPDPGRFREFTQFDVDVVGTSSQLAEAEVISAVCDSLREVGAGRFVVSVNSRNVLNAVVDYAGIARERAHDIFRVLDKLNKVGIKNVELELTTGRRDVSGDFIQGLGLTDRNVSRLKDYLNLPRGERRFVLKELGELLGDESCADLQRLHEFLSDLGMDESVVVFDPTVARGLDYYTGPVFEVTLADKPNFGSVAGGGRYDNLVRRFSDTDIPAVGFSIGIDRLVSAIAETDENKFVDVVVTIMEQQKLGDYLKVAHDLREAGLKTDLYLGTERSLRKQLQYADRVGARFAIIIGSNEFEKSTVTIKDLSAGSEASKDSAKREEWLKKSREIQKEVPRSEMVSTLRDLIGRD; the protein is encoded by the coding sequence ATGGAAAGAATTGAGCCGCAAAACGTAAAGGGATTCCGGGATCTTCTCCCCGCAGCCGCGTTGAACAAGAACCGCATAATTGAAACCGTCCGGCTGGTCTATGAGAGATACGGTTTTCTGCCGGTGGAGACGCCGGGACTCGAGTATCTGGAAATACTTCTGGGCGAGTACGGTGATGAAAACACGAAGCAGATTTTCCGCTTGAAGTCTCCCGAAGACGCAGCGATCGCGCTCCGCTTTGATCTCACTGTCCCGCTCGCGCGGATCGTAGCACAATACAATGAGCTGCCAAAACCATTCAAGAGATACCAGGTCGGTTCGGTATGGCGCGCGGACAAACCTGACCCGGGACGATTTCGCGAGTTCACTCAGTTCGACGTCGACGTGGTGGGGACCTCCAGCCAACTCGCCGAAGCAGAAGTAATCTCCGCTGTGTGTGATTCTCTCCGGGAAGTAGGCGCGGGGCGATTCGTCGTAAGTGTAAATAGCAGAAATGTCCTGAACGCTGTCGTGGACTACGCCGGTATTGCGAGGGAACGGGCGCATGATATCTTCAGGGTACTGGATAAACTGAACAAAGTCGGAATCAAGAATGTTGAACTTGAACTTACAACAGGTCGCCGGGATGTTTCGGGCGATTTCATACAAGGACTCGGATTGACCGACCGGAACGTCTCGAGACTGAAGGACTATCTTAATCTGCCGAGAGGAGAAAGACGCTTCGTTCTGAAAGAGCTGGGGGAATTACTTGGAGATGAGAGTTGCGCCGATCTCCAGCGCCTTCATGAATTCCTCTCGGATCTCGGCATGGATGAGAGTGTCGTGGTATTCGATCCGACTGTCGCTCGCGGACTCGATTATTACACGGGCCCGGTTTTCGAAGTGACCCTGGCCGACAAGCCGAATTTCGGAAGTGTGGCCGGCGGAGGGAGATATGACAACCTCGTGAGGCGGTTTTCCGATACCGACATACCGGCAGTCGGATTTTCAATCGGAATCGATCGGCTCGTTTCCGCTATCGCGGAGACTGACGAGAACAAATTTGTAGACGTTGTTGTGACAATCATGGAACAGCAAAAGCTCGGGGATTACCTGAAGGTCGCACACGACCTTAGAGAGGCCGGGCTGAAGACGGACCTTTATCTCGGGACAGAAAGAAGTCTGAGGAAACAACTTCAATATGCGGACAGGGTCGGCGCGAGGTTCGCGATCATAATTGGATCGAACGAATTTGAAAAGTCTACGGTTACGATTAAGGATCTCTCTGCGGGATCCGAGGCGAGTAAAGACTCCGCGAAGCGCGAGGAGTGGCTCAAGAAAAGCAGGGAAATTCAAAAGGAAGTACCCCGCTCCGAGATGGTTTCAACTTTACGCGATTTGATCGGAAGAGACTAA
- a CDS encoding T9SS type A sorting domain-containing protein: MKSFHSLAIKLLTVIFALILVNVADAGRRYRDIVFSSATITTGIQFGRALDINGATDSLYLDLYEPTGDTLTSRPLVICIHGGSLVSGVRSDMSLNCTDFAERGYVSATIDYRLGIGSPKGVTTILEALLRGVQDTKAAVRFFRLNAAQYGIDTSQIYLEGSSAGSMVAVHYGYWNEDEIPTDVNQAKWGDIEGTSGNPGLSSSIKGIINYCGGIVDPTWINAGEVPVASIDGVPDTIVPQDSGVSGDFGIELYGGITISRIATQLGIYNQAVFFPGQGHGGGADSLQGFASNFFYTLMVLSSSSPTDLTSMHLSDHSLNLFRYDTHSFFTTAVDKNGNTIILPHSMVQYSCDSSLGSIEPYGVFTPSAHPDSGYVLAKFNGTTDSCFVRTYDFKYFALSPKLAVTDSLTTLQISVNIFDADSVQHYLPITMFRLTSTVPSVGTIDSTGLFTGLKTGITKIIASFNGTSDTGVVRVECATGLVSFDPLESVSGWTFDGSNLDSLSVTLATDQMSVGSASFRINYKYTYAASTTYMVYLNKDIPVYGIPDSIFLDVKSDGRNHRLYYRFADVDSDLFRAIGRKYLNDSTSFANINAGMTAMSELSGTALPTYPLTFERIEIQLAGSTVIGQSSSGTIYVDNLRLEYPGGVSGIENKPISPTVFRLEQNFPNPFNPSTFINYQLSTSGLVTLRVYDILGRLVRTLLYERQNPGNHSVIFNAGNLPSGVYFYTLRVGNHQDSKKFLLLK, encoded by the coding sequence ATGAAATCATTTCACAGTCTGGCCATAAAGTTGCTCACGGTCATATTTGCGCTCATCTTGGTAAATGTTGCCGATGCAGGAAGACGTTATAGAGACATTGTTTTTTCCTCTGCAACAATCACGACGGGCATTCAATTCGGCAGGGCGCTCGACATTAATGGGGCGACCGATTCCCTGTACCTCGATTTATACGAACCGACGGGCGACACTCTGACGTCGAGACCGCTCGTCATCTGCATACACGGGGGAAGCCTCGTCAGCGGCGTAAGAAGCGATATGAGCTTAAACTGCACCGACTTCGCTGAGCGCGGGTATGTCTCGGCTACAATAGATTACAGACTCGGCATTGGATCTCCGAAGGGAGTTACGACAATACTGGAAGCGCTGTTGCGAGGAGTTCAAGATACTAAAGCTGCGGTTCGCTTCTTCCGCTTAAATGCCGCCCAATATGGAATTGATACTTCACAAATTTATCTTGAAGGTTCATCTGCGGGATCGATGGTTGCGGTCCATTATGGTTACTGGAATGAGGATGAAATCCCGACCGACGTGAATCAGGCGAAGTGGGGAGATATTGAAGGCACAAGCGGGAATCCCGGATTATCATCTTCGATTAAAGGCATAATAAATTATTGTGGTGGAATTGTAGATCCAACATGGATCAATGCCGGGGAAGTACCTGTTGCGAGCATCGATGGTGTGCCAGACACGATCGTACCACAAGATAGCGGCGTGTCGGGTGATTTTGGCATAGAATTATATGGCGGCATAACGATCTCCAGAATTGCTACCCAACTGGGAATATATAATCAGGCCGTTTTCTTTCCTGGCCAGGGTCATGGCGGCGGAGCAGACAGCCTGCAAGGGTTCGCTTCAAATTTCTTTTACACTTTAATGGTGCTTTCCTCTTCTTCGCCGACGGATCTTACCTCGATGCATCTCTCAGACCATTCCCTCAATCTCTTTCGCTATGACACTCACTCTTTCTTCACAACTGCGGTCGATAAGAACGGCAATACGATTATACTCCCTCATTCGATGGTACAGTATTCCTGCGACAGCAGTCTCGGTTCGATAGAGCCGTATGGTGTATTTACTCCGTCGGCCCACCCCGACAGCGGATATGTCCTCGCAAAATTCAACGGCACTACGGACTCATGCTTCGTGAGAACTTACGACTTCAAGTATTTCGCACTAAGTCCGAAACTTGCGGTTACGGATTCATTGACAACTCTACAGATTAGCGTAAATATCTTCGACGCCGATTCGGTACAGCATTATTTGCCGATAACGATGTTCAGACTGACCTCAACGGTTCCCTCCGTGGGGACAATCGATTCGACAGGTTTATTTACCGGGCTGAAGACAGGCATTACAAAAATAATTGCTTCGTTCAACGGCACATCCGATACGGGCGTGGTAAGAGTCGAGTGCGCCACCGGTTTGGTCAGCTTCGATCCTCTTGAGAGCGTCAGCGGCTGGACCTTTGATGGATCGAATCTGGATTCGCTTTCCGTCACGCTTGCGACGGACCAGATGTCCGTGGGGAGTGCATCCTTCAGAATAAACTACAAGTACACTTATGCCGCATCAACGACATACATGGTTTACCTCAACAAGGATATTCCTGTCTACGGGATTCCCGATTCCATATTCCTTGATGTGAAGTCGGACGGTCGAAATCACAGACTCTACTACCGCTTTGCGGATGTCGACTCGGATCTTTTCCGTGCCATAGGGAGGAAGTACCTCAACGACAGCACCTCTTTCGCAAACATAAATGCCGGGATGACGGCGATGTCGGAGCTTTCAGGCACTGCCCTACCGACTTATCCGCTGACGTTCGAGAGAATAGAGATCCAGCTTGCCGGGAGTACTGTTATAGGGCAGTCAAGTTCAGGAACGATTTATGTGGATAATCTGAGGTTAGAGTATCCGGGCGGTGTCAGCGGTATCGAGAACAAACCGATTTCTCCAACCGTGTTCAGGCTTGAGCAAAACTTTCCGAATCCTTTTAATCCATCTACTTTCATCAACTATCAGCTGTCTACGAGCGGTCTGGTGACTTTAAGGGTGTACGATATCCTGGGGAGGCTGGTGAGAACATTGCTTTATGAGAGGCAAAATCCCGGCAATCACTCCGTCATTTTCAATGCAGGCAACCTACCGAGCGGAGTTTATTTCTACACACTTCGAGTAGGGAACCACCAGGATTCCAAGAAGTTCCTCTTGTTAAAGTGA
- a CDS encoding squalene/phytoene synthase family protein, with translation MHTSEMLRAVSRTFALSIERLPGRLRDATTTAYLLFRVSDCLEDNNNLIAPRKAELLRLWAKMLVDSVPVESLTGAIRHLDESDPEVYVARHADEVLDRLHQLPAGIQEIIANHVNQTSLGMARWQEIGPEVQDEQELDDYMHEVAGRVGYLITDLFAWYSPAIMERKPKLLPLARQFGLALQTVNIIRGIRKDYERGWVYVPRTFYEPLGLTRESLLARENADQILQMIDKLADKAETHLVYGLNYITSLPNRLHGIRLACIWPLMFAVRTLAVSRNNINVILSEAKITRAEIRKIVRETTMFGWSNDWLVNYYRRLHEVDSSLLVPATSAPITAD, from the coding sequence ATGCACACAAGTGAAATGTTGCGCGCCGTGAGCAGGACCTTCGCTCTTTCGATAGAGCGGCTTCCGGGGCGTCTTCGCGATGCAACTACCACAGCGTATCTCCTTTTTCGTGTGTCGGATTGTCTCGAGGACAACAACAATCTGATCGCGCCTCGCAAGGCGGAGCTCTTGCGTTTATGGGCTAAGATGCTTGTTGACTCCGTCCCGGTTGAATCTCTAACGGGTGCGATCCGACACCTTGATGAAAGCGACCCCGAAGTATATGTCGCCCGCCATGCGGATGAGGTGCTCGATCGGCTGCACCAGCTCCCTGCGGGAATCCAGGAGATTATCGCAAACCACGTAAATCAGACATCGCTCGGCATGGCGCGCTGGCAGGAGATCGGACCCGAGGTTCAGGATGAACAGGAGCTTGACGATTACATGCATGAGGTCGCAGGGCGTGTCGGCTACCTGATCACAGATCTGTTTGCCTGGTATTCACCAGCTATCATGGAACGAAAACCGAAGCTTCTTCCTTTGGCGCGGCAGTTCGGGCTCGCCCTCCAGACAGTCAACATCATCCGCGGGATCAGAAAAGACTACGAGCGCGGTTGGGTATACGTGCCCAGAACATTTTACGAACCGCTCGGCTTGACGCGAGAGAGTCTCCTCGCGCGTGAGAACGCCGACCAGATTCTTCAGATGATCGACAAGCTTGCCGACAAGGCTGAGACACATCTTGTTTATGGTTTGAACTACATTACAAGTCTTCCCAACAGGCTGCACGGTATACGGCTCGCTTGCATCTGGCCGCTGATGTTCGCAGTGAGGACACTCGCAGTGAGCCGCAACAATATCAACGTTATTCTCAGCGAAGCGAAAATTACGAGAGCAGAGATACGGAAAATCGTTAGAGAGACCACGATGTTCGGGTGGTCAAATGACTGGCTCGTAAATTACTACCGCCGTCTGCACGAAGTCGATTCATCTTTACTCGTACCGGCTACGTCCGCCCCGATAACGGCAGACTGA
- a CDS encoding glycosyltransferase family 39 protein — protein MKVRESLRGLITIPNGAAILFLALTLATAGRYGFFGDELYYFACSKHLAWGYVDHPPLVALLTFLSTQIFGETIFGLRLMSGLSGAVTVLLAARIAKILGGGGFSQSLAALSICFSSAFPAMSSFFSMNPVDIMLCTLFVVLFLTTIKAPSGTKWIGLGILLGVGLLNKYTFLVLDFSLFVSLVITKRWSVLGSPWLYLSGAVGLIIFLPHIFWQINHGWPTLEFIRNATEYKNLSLSPLAFLFQLAIGLNPFTLPVWLSGLAYLLFSKDAREFRFLGWTAIIFLVVYMVQNSKIYYVVPIFPVLFAAGAVAVERFSLRKEVRWPRWITVSTLIVSGTILMPLAVPVLPVKQFVAYAKTLSVWNMIRMEKDEGDVLPLHFVYRLGWEELVGTVRVAYNSLPQHERDSCAVLASWYGIAGAIDHFGPTVGLPNAICPRNNYWLWGTRNYSGKIVLAVGYDAAFLGRFFDNVERVARFDQPYAYGAEVYLCKGPKYPLDKLWQQLKRFI, from the coding sequence ATGAAAGTGCGGGAGTCCCTTCGAGGGCTGATCACAATTCCCAACGGTGCAGCGATCCTTTTTCTCGCGCTCACTCTTGCCACAGCGGGGCGATACGGATTCTTCGGAGATGAGCTCTACTACTTCGCCTGCAGCAAACATCTTGCATGGGGCTATGTTGATCATCCTCCCCTGGTCGCGCTGTTGACTTTTTTGAGCACTCAGATATTTGGTGAGACGATCTTCGGCCTTCGTCTCATGTCGGGGCTTTCTGGCGCCGTTACAGTTCTCCTTGCAGCACGAATTGCCAAGATTCTCGGAGGAGGCGGATTTTCACAATCGCTCGCCGCACTGTCGATATGTTTCTCCTCGGCTTTTCCTGCCATGAGCAGTTTCTTTTCAATGAATCCGGTAGATATCATGCTGTGCACTCTTTTTGTTGTGCTGTTTTTGACTACAATCAAAGCGCCATCCGGAACAAAATGGATCGGCCTGGGAATTCTTCTCGGAGTTGGACTACTGAATAAGTACACCTTCCTGGTGTTGGACTTTTCATTATTTGTTTCACTTGTCATCACAAAGCGGTGGAGCGTATTGGGGTCGCCCTGGTTGTATCTCAGCGGCGCTGTAGGTCTTATCATATTCCTCCCGCATATCTTTTGGCAAATAAACCACGGTTGGCCGACACTCGAATTCATTCGCAACGCTACAGAATACAAAAATCTTTCATTGTCACCGCTTGCCTTTCTTTTCCAGTTGGCAATAGGTCTCAATCCCTTCACGCTCCCCGTTTGGCTTTCCGGTCTGGCGTATCTCCTTTTTAGCAAGGATGCGCGGGAGTTCCGGTTTCTTGGATGGACAGCCATAATATTCCTTGTTGTCTATATGGTTCAGAATTCAAAAATATATTATGTCGTCCCCATCTTTCCGGTTTTGTTTGCCGCCGGCGCAGTTGCGGTAGAACGGTTCTCTCTGAGAAAAGAAGTAAGATGGCCGCGATGGATCACAGTCTCAACCCTGATCGTGTCGGGCACCATACTCATGCCTCTTGCGGTTCCCGTTCTTCCGGTGAAACAATTTGTCGCGTATGCAAAAACTCTCAGCGTGTGGAACATGATCAGGATGGAGAAGGATGAGGGTGATGTCCTGCCGCTTCATTTTGTATACAGATTGGGGTGGGAAGAACTTGTCGGTACCGTCAGAGTTGCTTACAACTCGCTGCCCCAGCATGAACGGGATAGTTGTGCTGTGCTCGCTTCGTGGTACGGGATAGCGGGTGCGATAGACCACTTCGGTCCAACGGTCGGTCTGCCTAATGCGATATGCCCAAGGAATAATTACTGGCTTTGGGGCACCCGGAACTACAGCGGCAAAATTGTTCTTGCAGTCGGTTACGACGCTGCTTTCCTTGGGAGGTTCTTTGACAATGTTGAACGTGTAGCGAGGTTTGACCAACCGTACGCATACGGTGCAGAGGTCTATTTGTGCAAAGGGCCCAAATATCCACTCGACAAATTGTGGCAACAGCTCAAGCGGTTCATTTGA
- a CDS encoding diphthine--ammonia ligase, which translates to MNKKVILSWSGGKDSAMSLHEIQKPNNYEVSALLTTVTEDYDRISMHGVRRILLEQQAESLGLPLEKIYITKNASNDEYETRMREKLVEYQRKGVSSVVFADIFLEDLRKYREGNLSQIGMKGIFPIWKRDTTELANTFMDLEFKAVVTCVDSKVLDKTFVGRMFDKQFLTDLPPGVDPCGENGEFHSFVYDGPIFREKITFTIGEIVLRDNRFYFCDLIPANGIVASTENGAHVENGE; encoded by the coding sequence ATGAATAAGAAAGTCATTTTATCCTGGAGTGGCGGCAAGGATAGTGCCATGTCTCTACATGAAATACAGAAGCCCAATAACTATGAAGTATCAGCGCTACTTACGACCGTAACAGAGGACTACGACAGGATCAGCATGCACGGCGTTCGGCGTATTCTTCTCGAACAGCAGGCGGAATCTTTGGGTCTTCCGCTTGAAAAGATCTATATCACGAAGAACGCATCCAACGATGAGTATGAAACAAGAATGAGAGAGAAGCTAGTAGAATATCAGCGTAAAGGTGTATCATCAGTTGTTTTTGCGGACATTTTTTTAGAGGACCTAAGGAAGTATAGAGAAGGAAACCTGTCGCAAATAGGAATGAAGGGAATCTTCCCGATATGGAAGAGGGATACAACTGAGCTTGCCAACACATTCATGGATTTGGAATTCAAAGCAGTTGTTACCTGCGTTGACTCAAAAGTCCTGGATAAAACATTTGTCGGCAGGATGTTTGATAAGCAATTTCTGACCGATCTCCCGCCCGGCGTTGACCCATGCGGGGAAAATGGAGAGTTTCATTCGTTTGTATATGACGGACCGATATTTCGAGAAAAGATAACATTTACAATTGGAGAGATCGTTTTGCGGGACAATCGTTTTTACTTTTGTGATTTGATACCTGCTAATGGTATAGTTGCCAGTACTGAAAACGGCGCCCACGTTGAAAATGGAGAGTAA